Proteins from a genomic interval of Arachis hypogaea cultivar Tifrunner chromosome 10, arahy.Tifrunner.gnm2.J5K5, whole genome shotgun sequence:
- the LOC112716304 gene encoding uncharacterized protein: MLRLAAKRLTGGTASLEAASPAAATSVARRFYHERVVDHYNNPRNVGSFDKDDTGIGTGLVGAPACGDVMKLQIKVDEETGKIVDARFKTFGCGSAIASSSLATEWVKGKQMEEVLSIKNSEIAKHLSLPPVKLHCSMLAEDAIKAAVKDYESRRASANGSGKA, encoded by the exons atgCTGAGGCTCGCAGCAAAGAGACTTACCGGTGGAACGGCGTCGTTAGAGGCGGCGTCTCCGGCTGCTGCTACTTCAGTGGCACGGCGGTTTTACCACGAGAGGGTGGTGGACCATTATAACAACCCACGCAACGTCGGTTCCTTCGACAAGGACGACACCGGCATCGGCACCGGCCTTGTAGGTGCACCAGCTTGTGGTGATGTCATGAAGCTTCAGATCAAGGTTGATGAGGAAACCGGCAAGATCGTTGATGCTCGCTTCAAAACCTTCGGTTGTGGATCCGCCATCGCTTCTTCCTCTCTCG CTACTGAATGGGTTAAGGGAAAGCAAATGGAAGAAGTCTTATCCATTAAAAACAG TGAAATTGCAAAGCATCTTTCACTTCCACCAGTCAAGCTTCACTGCAGCATGCTTGCGGAGGATGCCATAAAAGCAGCTGTTAAAGATTATGAATCAAGGCGTGCTTCCGCAAATGGTAGCGGAAAGGCCTAA
- the LOC112716303 gene encoding inositol-tetrakisphosphate 1-kinase 2, whose translation MPQEQASQNETQTHDESYVIGYALEQKKIQNLIRPSLIDHAKKQGIQLIPIDINKPLIQQHPHLRFHCIIQKLQPKHWNNLNFHEYLSKHGANTTTTTIIIDPPHLVQKLQNRVSMLDSASHLPLSLQNATVGVPHQVVVDDEKKTKNSVEEMVMGSNLRFPVIAKPLYADGTMKSHELCLVFDAQGLRETLNKNTAGGAATPVVLQEFVNHGGVVFKVYVAGEHVRCVKRTSLPDIPEDKAKALKGTLKFSQISNFTIQDNNGDGANHLSNIERAEMPEESLIKELARALRERTGLNLFNIDVIRDAKYCTRYLVIDINYFPGYAKLPCYESFITDFLLDCVRNKAAVVSV comes from the exons ATGCCACAAGAACAAGCATCCCAAAATGAAACTCAAACTCATGATGAGAGCTATGTCATAGGCTATGCTTTGgaacaaaaaaaaatccagaaCTTGATACGACCCTCTCTAATTGACCACGCAAAAAAACAAGGCATCCAACTCATTCCAATCGACATCAACAAGCCCTTGATCCAACAACACCCTCATCTTCGTTTCCATTGCATCATTCAAAAGCTCCAACCCAAACATTGGAACAACCTTAACTTTCACGAATACCTGTCCAAACATGGcgccaacaccaccaccaccaccatcatcattgATCCCCCACACCTCGTTCAAAAACTCCAAAACCGCGTTTCAATGCTTGATTCCGCGTCCCACTTGCCACTTTCGCTCCAAAACGCCACCGTTGGTGTTCCGCACCAAGTGGTCGTTGATGATGAGAAGAAAACTAAGAACTCAGTGGAGGAAATGGTAATGGGTTCGAATTTGAGGTTCCCAGTTATTGCAAAGCCATTGTATGCTGATGGAACCATGAAATCTCACGAGCTTTGCTTGGTTTTCGACGCCCAAGGGCTCCGAGAAACGTTGAACAAGAACACCGCCGGCGGCGCCGCCACCCCGGTGGTGCTTCAAGAGTTCGTAAACCATGGCGGCGTTGTGTTCAAGGTTTATGTTGCTGGGGAACATGTAAGGTGCGTTAAGAGAACGTCCTTGCCTGACATACCAGAAGATAAGGCCAAGGCCTTAAAGGGTACCCTCAAATTCTCTCAGATATCAAACTTCACCATTCAAGATAACAATG GGGATGGTGCTAATCATTTGAGCAATATTGAGAGAGCTGAAATGCCAGAAGAGAGTTTGATAAAGGAGTTGGCAAGAGCTTTGAGGGAAAGAACAGGGCTTAACCTGTTCAATATTGATGTGATTAGAGATGCCAAGTATTGCACGAGGTACCTTGTAATTGATATCAACTATTTTCCTGGTTATGCAAAGCTGCCATGTTATGAGTCCTTTATCACTGATTTCTTGTTGGATTGTGTGCGTAATAAGGCTGCGGTTGTGTCTGTGTGA